Within Actinoplanes sp. L3-i22, the genomic segment GCCCCGATCCGGCCCCGGCTAGGCGCTTCGCGACCGTCCTAGCTGGCCCTACACCCACTTCCCCGATATTTTTACTAGGATTTGGGACTGTCGTTGACCAATGCCTGTCGACCCCCCAGGGTGAGGCAGGTAGAGAAGTTCTCAACTGGTGGACATCTGAGGGAGAGGAGGCGCGGCGCATCACGGGCCGCACCGGTCCCGCGCCGCGAAACCGATGACTGCAATCGTTGTGGTGTCCGGCAATCCCCGCGCCGGGTCCCGGACCTCGGCCCTGGCCATCGCGGTCGGCGAGGCGATCGCCGCCCGGCTCGGCGCGGCCACGCCCGCCGTGATCGAGGTGGGCGAGCTCGGCGCCGGCCTGCTGACCAAGGGCGACGAGCCGACCGCCGCCGCGGTGGCCGCGCTCGCCGGGGCGGACCTGCTGGTGGTGGCGACCCCGACGTACAAGGGCAGCTACACCGGGCTGCTCAAGGTGCTGCTCGACCAGCTGCCGAACCAGGGCCTGGCCGGGAAGCGGGCGGTGCCGGTGGTGACCGCCGGGATCGCGCCGCAGGCCGCCGCCGCCGAGGCGCTGCTCCGGCAGCTGCTGGTGGAGCTCGGGGCGACGGTCCTCCAGCCCGGCCTGCCGGTGGTCGAGGCCGACCTGCCGGAGACGGCGGAGATCGCCCAGAAGTACGCCGCGGCCGCCCTGTAACGCCGCACGAAGCCGGCCGCCGCGCCCGGATCGCTCCCGGGCGCGGCGGTTTTCGCAGCTC encodes:
- a CDS encoding NADPH-dependent FMN reductase, whose protein sequence is MTAIVVVSGNPRAGSRTSALAIAVGEAIAARLGAATPAVIEVGELGAGLLTKGDEPTAAAVAALAGADLLVVATPTYKGSYTGLLKVLLDQLPNQGLAGKRAVPVVTAGIAPQAAAAEALLRQLLVELGATVLQPGLPVVEADLPETAEIAQKYAAAAL